The Pseudomonas asiatica genome has a segment encoding these proteins:
- a CDS encoding efflux RND transporter permease subunit, whose translation MFERLIQFAIEQRLVVMLAVVLMAAVGIHSYQKLPIDAVPDITNVQVQINTAAPGYSPLETEQRITFAIETAMAGLPGLKQTRSLSRSGLSQVTVIFDDGTDLFFARQLVNERLQVAREQLPDGIEAGMGPISTGLGEIFLWTVEAEQGALKEDGTPYTPTDLRVIQDWIIKPQLRNVPGVAEVNSIGGHAKQYLIAPEPKRLAAYKLTLNDLIAALERNNANVGAGYIERNGEQLLIRAPGQVASAEDIANIVISSVDGTPIRVSHVAQVGLGEELRSGAATENGREVVLGTVFMLIGENSRTVSQAVAAKLVEINRNLPKGVVAVTVYDRTNLVEKAIATVKENLVEGAILVIAVLFLFLGNIRAALITAMVIPLSMLFTFTGMFSNKVSANLMSLGALDFGIIVDGAVVIVENAIRRLAHAQQRHGRMLTRTERFHEVFAAAREARRPLIYGQLIIMVVYLPIFALTGVEGKMFHPMAFTVVIALLGAMILSVTFVPAAIALFVTGKVKEEEGLVMRTARQRYAPVLAWVLGRRKLAFAGAATLVLLSGVMASRMGSEFIPSLSEGDFALQALRVPGTSLSQSVDMQQRLEQAIIAQVPEVERVFARTGTAEIASDPMPPNISDAYVMLRPREQWGDPGKPRDELIAEVQRAAASVPGSNYELSQPIQLRFNELISGVRSDVAVKLFGDDMDVLNRTAAQIASSLQGVPGASEVKVEQTTGLPVLTIDIDRDKAARHGLNVGDVQDAIAIAVGGRTAGTLYEGDRRFDMVVRLSETLRTDVDGLGSLLIPVPANTAAGAGQIGFIPLSQVATLNLQLGPNQVSREDGKRVVVVSANVRGRDLGSFVEEAEQTLIEQVQIPPGYWTRWGGQFEQLQSAAERLQVVVPVALLLVMALLLMMFNNLRDGLLVFTGIPFALTGGVLALWLRDIPLSISAGVGFIALSGVAVLNGLVMIAFIRGLREEGRTLRAAVEEGALTRLRPVLMTALVASLGFIPMALATGTGAEVQRPLATVVIGGILSSTALTLLVLPALYQWAYRREEVQEG comes from the coding sequence ATGTTCGAACGCCTGATCCAATTCGCCATCGAGCAGCGCCTGGTGGTGATGCTGGCCGTGGTCCTGATGGCCGCGGTGGGTATCCACAGCTACCAGAAACTGCCGATCGACGCTGTACCGGACATCACCAACGTCCAGGTGCAGATCAATACCGCCGCCCCCGGCTATTCGCCGCTGGAGACCGAGCAGCGCATCACCTTCGCCATCGAGACCGCCATGGCCGGCCTGCCCGGGCTCAAGCAGACCCGCTCGCTCTCGCGTTCGGGCCTGTCGCAGGTCACGGTCATTTTCGACGACGGCACCGACCTGTTCTTCGCCCGCCAACTGGTCAACGAGCGCCTGCAAGTGGCGCGTGAGCAGTTGCCCGACGGCATCGAAGCGGGCATGGGGCCGATTTCCACCGGGCTGGGTGAAATCTTCCTGTGGACGGTGGAAGCCGAGCAGGGCGCGCTGAAGGAGGACGGCACACCCTACACCCCGACCGACCTGCGGGTGATCCAGGACTGGATCATCAAGCCGCAGCTGCGCAACGTGCCCGGGGTGGCCGAGGTCAACAGCATCGGCGGCCATGCCAAGCAGTACCTGATTGCGCCGGAGCCCAAGCGCCTGGCGGCCTACAAACTCACCCTCAACGACCTGATCGCGGCGCTGGAGCGCAACAACGCCAACGTCGGCGCCGGCTACATCGAGCGCAATGGCGAGCAGTTGCTGATTCGCGCGCCAGGCCAGGTGGCGTCGGCCGAGGACATCGCCAACATCGTCATCTCCAGTGTCGATGGCACGCCAATCCGCGTCAGCCATGTTGCCCAGGTCGGCCTGGGCGAAGAGCTGCGCTCGGGCGCGGCCACCGAAAACGGCCGGGAAGTGGTGCTGGGCACGGTGTTCATGCTGATTGGCGAGAACAGCCGCACGGTGTCCCAGGCGGTCGCCGCCAAGCTGGTCGAGATCAACCGCAACCTGCCCAAGGGCGTGGTCGCGGTGACGGTGTACGACCGCACCAACCTGGTGGAAAAGGCCATTGCCACGGTGAAGGAGAACCTGGTCGAAGGTGCCATTCTGGTCATCGCCGTGTTGTTCCTGTTCCTGGGCAACATCCGCGCTGCGCTGATCACCGCCATGGTCATTCCGTTGTCGATGCTGTTCACCTTCACCGGCATGTTCAGCAACAAGGTCAGCGCCAACCTGATGAGCCTGGGCGCACTGGACTTCGGCATCATCGTCGACGGCGCGGTGGTGATCGTGGAGAACGCCATCCGCCGCCTGGCCCACGCCCAGCAACGCCATGGCCGCATGCTGACCCGCACCGAGCGCTTCCATGAAGTGTTCGCTGCCGCCCGTGAGGCGCGTCGGCCGCTGATCTATGGCCAGCTGATCATCATGGTGGTGTACCTGCCGATCTTTGCCCTGACCGGGGTGGAGGGCAAGATGTTCCACCCTATGGCCTTTACCGTGGTCATCGCCCTGCTTGGTGCCATGATCCTCTCGGTTACCTTCGTGCCGGCGGCCATTGCCCTGTTCGTCACCGGCAAGGTCAAGGAAGAGGAAGGCCTGGTAATGCGCACGGCGCGTCAGCGCTATGCCCCGGTGCTGGCCTGGGTGCTGGGCCGGCGCAAGCTGGCGTTCGCTGGTGCCGCTACCCTGGTGTTGTTGTCCGGGGTTATGGCCAGCCGCATGGGCAGCGAGTTCATCCCCAGCCTCAGCGAAGGCGACTTTGCCCTGCAGGCTTTGCGCGTGCCGGGCACCAGCCTGTCGCAGTCGGTCGACATGCAGCAGCGCCTGGAACAGGCGATCATCGCCCAGGTGCCGGAAGTGGAGCGGGTGTTCGCCCGCACCGGCACCGCCGAGATCGCCTCCGACCCGATGCCGCCGAACATTTCCGACGCCTATGTGATGCTGCGTCCGCGTGAGCAATGGGGCGACCCGGGCAAGCCGCGTGATGAGCTGATCGCCGAGGTACAACGTGCCGCCGCCAGCGTGCCGGGCAGCAACTATGAGCTGTCGCAGCCGATCCAGCTGCGCTTCAACGAGCTGATTTCCGGGGTGCGCAGCGATGTGGCGGTGAAGCTGTTCGGTGATGACATGGATGTGCTCAACCGCACCGCCGCGCAGATCGCCAGCAGCCTGCAAGGCGTGCCGGGCGCGTCCGAGGTAAAGGTCGAGCAGACTACCGGCCTGCCGGTGCTGACCATCGATATCGACCGCGACAAGGCGGCCCGCCATGGCCTTAACGTGGGTGATGTGCAGGACGCCATTGCCATTGCCGTGGGTGGCCGCACGGCCGGCACGCTGTACGAAGGTGACCGCCGTTTCGACATGGTGGTGCGCCTGTCGGAAACCCTGCGCACCGATGTCGACGGGCTGGGCAGCCTGCTGATTCCGGTGCCGGCCAATACGGCTGCGGGTGCCGGGCAAATCGGCTTCATCCCGCTGTCGCAGGTAGCCACGCTGAACCTGCAGCTGGGGCCGAACCAGGTCAGCCGCGAGGATGGCAAGCGGGTGGTGGTGGTCAGTGCCAACGTGCGTGGGCGTGACCTGGGCTCGTTCGTCGAGGAGGCCGAGCAGACGTTGATCGAGCAGGTGCAGATACCGCCGGGTTACTGGACCCGCTGGGGCGGCCAGTTCGAGCAGCTGCAGTCGGCGGCCGAGCGCCTGCAGGTGGTGGTGCCGGTGGCCTTGCTGCTGGTCATGGCGCTGTTGCTGATGATGTTCAACAACCTCAGGGATGGCCTGCTGGTGTTCACCGGCATCCCGTTCGCCCTTACCGGCGGGGTGCTGGCGCTGTGGTTGCGGGACATTCCGTTGTCCATTTCCGCTGGCGTGGGGTTCATTGCCTTGTCGGGGGTGGCGGTGCTCAACGGGCTGGTGATGATCGCCTTTATCCGTGGCCTGCGGGAGGAAGGGCGCACGCTGCGGGCAGCGGTCGAGGAGGGCGCGCTGACGCGCTTGCGGCCGGTGCTGATGACGGCACTGGTGGCGTCGCTGGGGTTCATCCCGATGGCCTTGGCGACCGGGACCGGGGCCGAGGTGCAAAGGCCGCTGGCGACCGTGGTGATTGGCGGGATTCTGTCGTCCACCGCACTGACCTTGCTGGTGTTGCCGGCGTTGTATCAGTGGGCGTATCGGCGCGAAGAGGTGCAGGAGGGTTGA